A region of Moorena producens PAL-8-15-08-1 DNA encodes the following proteins:
- a CDS encoding glycosyltransferase encodes MKVALVHDYLTQKGGAERVFELLCKRFPSADVFTSLYDAQNTIDLGERLVHTTGLQNIPGSTKYFRLLAPFYYPAFRALDLENYDLIISSCSSFAKAVKKKLGAKHVCFCHNVTRFLWDTQTYLKEYGEYRAFSPVIDQVFQLIRKVDLDYAQEPDLYIANSTTVARRIQNIYGKPAMTVNYPINSHKFVFSDQKEDFYLVSSRLLGYKRIDLIIEAFNWLGWPLLISGDGPERERLESKALDNIRFLGYVSDRQRCHLMAKARGVIVAALEDYGLVPIEANASGTPVIAYGAGGVLDTQIPGTTGVFFKRQTPEALQAALLEAREIPWNYAKIRDHALSHFTEDVFFNTVGQIIDKTVRGQPVNVSYSLPHSAKVPTLAR; translated from the coding sequence ATGAAAGTTGCCCTAGTTCATGATTATCTAACGCAAAAAGGTGGAGCAGAACGGGTATTTGAACTGCTTTGTAAGCGCTTCCCTAGTGCTGATGTATTCACATCCTTGTATGATGCCCAGAACACCATTGACCTAGGTGAGCGCCTAGTGCATACCACCGGACTTCAGAACATTCCAGGGTCAACGAAATACTTCAGACTCTTGGCTCCGTTTTACTATCCAGCTTTTCGAGCCTTGGATTTAGAAAATTACGATTTGATTATCAGTAGTTGTTCAAGCTTCGCAAAGGCGGTCAAGAAAAAATTAGGAGCCAAGCATGTGTGCTTTTGCCACAATGTCACCCGTTTTTTGTGGGATACGCAAACTTACCTCAAGGAGTATGGAGAATATAGAGCGTTTTCTCCTGTAATTGATCAAGTCTTCCAGTTGATCAGAAAAGTAGACCTGGACTATGCCCAGGAGCCAGACCTTTACATTGCTAACTCGACCACTGTCGCTCGGCGTATCCAGAATATTTATGGTAAGCCAGCCATGACAGTGAACTATCCAATTAATAGCCATAAATTTGTGTTTTCCGACCAAAAGGAAGACTTTTACCTAGTATCATCTCGTTTACTGGGTTACAAGCGTATCGATCTGATTATCGAGGCGTTTAATTGGCTAGGTTGGCCTTTATTAATATCTGGTGATGGTCCAGAGCGAGAGCGTCTAGAATCTAAAGCCTTGGACAATATTCGATTCTTGGGATACGTCAGCGATAGACAGCGTTGTCATTTGATGGCAAAAGCTCGTGGGGTGATCGTGGCGGCTTTAGAAGATTACGGTTTAGTGCCAATCGAAGCCAACGCCAGTGGTACCCCAGTAATTGCCTATGGTGCAGGTGGTGTTTTGGATACTCAGATACCAGGGACCACAGGGGTGTTTTTTAAACGGCAAACACCAGAAGCACTCCAAGCTGCACTACTTGAGGCTAGGGAAATTCCCTGGAATTATGCCAAAATCCGAGACCATGCCCTGAGTCATTTCACTGAAGACGTTTTCTTTAACACAGTTGGGCAAATTATTGATAAAACCGTCAGGGGACAGCCTGTCAATGTGAGCTATTCCTTACCCCATTCAGCCAAGGTTCCCACTTTAGCTAGGTGA
- a CDS encoding sugar transferase, which translates to MQSRLKTSSQAGLINEAAVVQLPIRMSRLEAIKFQETCDQLLQKPYCPKLIIADLSQTDFIDSSGIGALVRNHKITQENGVSLILRGINPPVMAVLVMTGLDKKLILDPSYNPTTIAVNWSKAKLPTTHPSTRSWAKRCLDILGGIVGLGITAILFIPIAIAIKLDSPGPIFFSQIRCGWMGKGFRIWKFRSMYTDAEAQKDSVQNQSKDAKIFKNENDPRITRVGRFLRKTSLDELPQFWNVIKGEMSLVGTRPPVPKEVDIYEVPEWQRLNVKPGMTGEWQVHGRSQVRDFADIIKLDLRYQRNWSLMYDLKLIIKTFFILLSKNNGAV; encoded by the coding sequence ATGCAGTCAAGGTTAAAAACTTCTAGCCAGGCAGGGTTAATCAATGAAGCTGCTGTAGTGCAGTTACCGATCCGCATGAGCAGACTCGAAGCAATAAAATTTCAAGAAACCTGTGATCAGCTTCTTCAAAAACCTTATTGTCCTAAACTGATCATTGCCGACTTGAGTCAGACAGATTTTATCGATAGTAGCGGCATTGGTGCCTTAGTAAGGAATCACAAAATCACTCAGGAAAACGGAGTTTCACTAATACTAAGGGGTATAAATCCTCCAGTTATGGCTGTATTGGTCATGACTGGGCTAGACAAAAAATTAATTCTAGACCCCTCATATAACCCGACAACAATAGCTGTCAATTGGTCAAAGGCTAAGTTACCCACAACTCACCCATCTACACGCTCTTGGGCTAAGCGATGCTTAGATATACTGGGGGGAATAGTAGGTTTAGGAATTACGGCCATATTATTTATTCCCATTGCGATCGCAATTAAACTCGATAGTCCTGGCCCAATCTTCTTTAGTCAAATTCGCTGTGGTTGGATGGGTAAGGGATTTCGGATCTGGAAATTCCGCTCGATGTATACTGATGCGGAAGCCCAGAAAGATAGCGTTCAAAATCAATCTAAGGATGCCAAGATATTCAAAAACGAAAATGACCCTAGAATCACCAGGGTGGGTCGGTTTTTGAGGAAAACTAGTTTGGATGAACTACCCCAGTTCTGGAATGTCATTAAAGGTGAAATGAGTTTGGTGGGTACTAGACCACCGGTACCTAAGGAAGTGGACATCTATGAGGTTCCAGAGTGGCAACGGTTGAATGTTAAACCTGGAATGACTGGAGAGTGGCAGGTGCATGGGCGATCGCAAGTTCGGGATTTTGCAGATATCATTAAACTGGATTTACGCTACCAACGAAACTGGAGCTTAATGTATGACCTTAAGCTCATTATAAAAACCTTTTTTATCTTGTTGTCGAAAAATAATGGAGCCGTTTAG
- a CDS encoding T3SS effector HopA1 family protein, translated as MLFDNPFPNQQQAALEDIVKNIEIQSNFCINHPNYQPFTIADETVARFQQLPQDIQHKYLSLLLRNFLYGIYYNGYLRTPLALHTNSADIAPHQNLENNTLLGIDLDFYQQLHAKNQGTGYFDANWQVISEESDGSIAVTKGSLTMHIEREIHLKSEEKYASIGSIVAIRMPKNLMQNGFYVAVGNVGQERQGNGDIDSKTGRIYFNLTPDGAIAVMDSMTKYLNAAAIPFTFKVLYNPSEYKRHDCGVLYFERCDSEVVFGVMQTIYLPNRCHFRPEVPLFTKFLAPGLSFAEEPTKKFTSQESFGMNRCQIVANGLMQAWQNGNNTPEERLNAIRQQFSELGIEWERPYLNHD; from the coding sequence ATGCTATTCGACAACCCTTTTCCCAATCAACAGCAAGCAGCTCTGGAAGATATTGTTAAAAACATTGAAATCCAGTCCAATTTTTGTATCAACCATCCCAACTATCAACCCTTCACCATAGCTGATGAAACAGTAGCCCGCTTTCAGCAACTCCCTCAAGACATACAGCATAAGTATCTCAGCTTACTGCTGAGAAATTTCCTCTACGGCATTTATTACAATGGCTATCTGCGCACTCCCCTGGCACTTCACACCAATTCAGCCGATATAGCACCCCATCAAAACTTAGAGAACAATACCCTGCTGGGAATAGACCTAGATTTTTACCAACAACTCCACGCCAAAAATCAAGGCACAGGCTACTTTGATGCCAATTGGCAGGTAATCTCAGAAGAAAGCGATGGTTCAATAGCCGTCACCAAAGGTAGTTTGACTATGCATATTGAACGGGAGATTCATCTCAAATCTGAAGAAAAATATGCTTCCATCGGCAGTATTGTTGCCATACGGATGCCCAAAAATTTGATGCAAAACGGCTTTTATGTAGCAGTGGGTAATGTTGGTCAAGAGCGACAGGGCAATGGTGATATCGATTCTAAAACAGGGCGAATCTATTTTAATCTGACACCAGATGGAGCCATTGCTGTCATGGATAGCATGACAAAATATTTGAATGCAGCAGCAATTCCTTTCACATTTAAAGTTCTATACAATCCATCGGAATACAAACGCCATGACTGCGGAGTACTCTACTTTGAGCGCTGTGATTCTGAAGTGGTCTTTGGGGTGATGCAAACCATATATCTACCAAACCGCTGCCATTTTCGCCCAGAAGTGCCTTTATTCACCAAGTTTTTGGCACCGGGATTGAGTTTTGCCGAAGAACCAACCAAAAAATTTACCTCTCAAGAAAGTTTTGGCATGAACCGCTGCCAAATTGTAGCGAATGGTTTAATGCAGGCTTGGCAAAACGGTAATAACACTCCAGAGGAGCGCCTCAACGCCATCCGCCAACAATTTTCTGAGTTAGGAATTGAATGGGAACGTCCTTACCTCAATCATGACTAA
- a CDS encoding phosphotransferase family protein: MQPLSSETISSYLLDIGLCTPSDLESIQVKSAAPAKNFNLLVSFSDHRQLLVKQERPHNGGIINHEFFNEWQFHRWLQQFPEQHCIASSVSQILHFDPDHCILVYNYLNNYLDLFSFYYQNQVFPEAIATDIGTVLANLHRVTFNQPECRNFLDQVPKGTSAYRFGNPAKGIGRLSPEMFGSIPNNALKFFVLYQRYPSLGNAIADLETDWHPSCLTHNDLKLNNILVHRDWEQFSTSSPPDQSMVRLIDWERCAWGDPAFDLGSIIASYLGIWLSSLVVDPTIKLEESLGLAVTPLQVLQPSIAALTQAYLTAFPGIESARPNWLKRVVQFTGLALIYQIQAMIYYQKSFDNTGICMLQVAKSLLCRPQQSVPTVFGISESQLISNPVIP; this comes from the coding sequence GTGCAACCACTATCATCTGAAACGATTTCCTCATATCTATTGGATATAGGGCTGTGTACTCCGTCAGACCTAGAATCTATCCAGGTGAAATCGGCTGCCCCTGCTAAGAATTTCAATTTACTGGTGAGCTTTTCAGATCATCGTCAGCTACTGGTTAAGCAGGAAAGACCCCATAATGGTGGTATTATAAATCATGAATTTTTCAATGAGTGGCAATTTCATCGCTGGCTGCAGCAGTTTCCGGAGCAGCACTGTATAGCTTCATCAGTTTCCCAGATCCTTCATTTTGATCCCGATCATTGCATCCTGGTCTACAACTATCTAAATAACTATCTCGACCTGTTTAGTTTCTACTATCAAAACCAAGTTTTCCCTGAAGCGATCGCAACTGATATCGGAACAGTTTTAGCCAACCTCCATCGTGTTACCTTCAATCAACCAGAATGTCGTAATTTTCTAGACCAGGTACCAAAGGGGACATCTGCCTATCGCTTTGGCAATCCAGCTAAAGGAATCGGACGGCTTAGCCCAGAAATGTTTGGCTCAATCCCTAACAATGCCTTAAAGTTCTTTGTCCTCTATCAACGTTACCCTAGTCTGGGAAATGCGATCGCAGATTTGGAAACTGACTGGCATCCGAGTTGCCTAACCCACAATGACTTAAAATTGAACAACATTTTGGTTCATAGAGACTGGGAGCAATTCTCAACATCTTCACCACCGGATCAGAGCATGGTGCGACTGATTGATTGGGAACGTTGTGCCTGGGGAGATCCAGCCTTTGACCTTGGAAGCATAATCGCCAGCTACCTGGGAATCTGGTTAAGTAGCTTAGTAGTAGACCCCACGATTAAATTAGAAGAATCCTTGGGTCTAGCAGTGACTCCTTTACAAGTGCTTCAACCCTCCATCGCTGCTCTAACCCAAGCCTATCTTACCGCTTTTCCCGGGATTGAGTCGGCTCGTCCCAACTGGCTTAAACGAGTAGTTCAGTTTACCGGTTTGGCACTGATTTACCAAATTCAGGCAATGATTTACTATCAGAAATCCTTTGATAATACTGGAATCTGTATGCTCCAGGTTGCCAAAAGTCTACTCTGCCGACCACAACAATCTGTGCCAACAGTTTTTGGGATCTCAGAATCACAACTGATATCAAATCCGGTAATCCCCTAG